A DNA window from Pyrus communis chromosome 3, drPyrComm1.1, whole genome shotgun sequence contains the following coding sequences:
- the LOC137727791 gene encoding pectinesterase inhibitor-like, whose amino-acid sequence MESPLGYALTLFFTGHLFFFLSSPSPANASAQLVDVVCQKSINNTECMEVLHSDPRVKWASTYILLAQVALDLAIGNAKDSQAFINNLLKSDPTEPIKQCASSYELVVASFQSAKVEIYEDPLTANYDVKIAGDDAGNCETALRSKGVKYPELSARNHVVLLYSSIGDVITGQID is encoded by the coding sequence ATGGAGTCCCCTCTTGGTTATGCGTTAACATTATTCTTTACTGGTCATTtgtttttcttcctctcttctccTTCACCAGCCAATGCATCAGCCCAATTGGTCGATGTTGTTTGCCAAAAATCCATAAATAATACCGAGTGCATGGAAGTTCTGCACTCTGATCCTCGAGTAAAATGGGCATCCACTTACATACTTCTTGCTCAAGTCGCCCTCGACCTAGCCATAGGGAATGCAAAAGATAGCCAAGCATTCATCAACAATTTGCTCAAGAGTGATCCGACGGAGCCTATTAAACAATGTGCTTCTTCATACGAGTTAGTGGTGGCTTCATTCCAAAGCGCAAAAGTTGAGATATACGAGGATCCTTTGACGGCCAACTATGATGTCAAAATTGCAGGCGATGATGCGGGTAATTGCGAAACTGCCTTAAGATCTAAAGGAGTTAAATATCCTGAATTATCTGCTAGAAACCATGTTGTACTGTTATATAGTAGTATTGGGGATGTAATCACCGGTCAGATTGATTGA
- the LOC137727607 gene encoding uncharacterized mitochondrial protein AtMg00810-like, with the protein MDVKNAFLHGELEEEVFMRLPPGHPQSHEPDLMCRLHKSIYGLKQSPRAWYAKLSSVLTTVGFKRSNADSSLFVRTGTAGKLVVLVYVDDLIITGDNIDEITKLKHSLQQRFAIKDLGILRYFLGIEMATSPKGFFLSQRKYVLDLLKEANMSDAKPVNTPLDTKLKLSLEGQPLPNISYYQRLVGKLIYLTITRPDIAYSVSIASQFMHFPTMEHFNLVKRLLRYLKGSIGRGIIMKKNESTEITGYCDADWAGNSIDRKSTTGYCTFVGGNLVTWKSKKQAVVARSSTEVEYRAMASTACELIWLKGLLCDLGVSTTQSMSLFCDNQATIHIASNPVFHERTKHIEVDCHYVRAQVQSQVIKTHFVKRYDQLADLFTKPLASPQFQRLLGKLGSINLLDPA; encoded by the coding sequence ATGGACGTAAAGAACGCCTTCTTACATGGtgagcttgaagaagaagtcttcATGAGGTTACCCCCAGGCCATCCTCAAAGTCATGAACCTGATCTTATGTGCAGATTGcacaaatcaatttatggtcttaaacagtcaccaagagcttggtatgccaagctAAGTTCAGTCCTCACAACGGTTGGTTTTAAAAGAAGCAATGCAGACTCTTCATTGTTCGTACGCACGGGCACTGCTGGGAAACTGGTCGTTCTTGTCTATGTCGATGATTTAATCATCACAGGAGACAACATAGATGAAATAACTAAGCTCAAGCATTCACTGCAACAACGTTTTGCCATCAAAGATCTTGGCATACTTAGATATTTTCTTGGCATCGAAATGGCTACCTCTCCCAAGGGTTTCTTTCTCAGCCAACGGAAATATGTTCTTGACCTTCTCAAGGAAGCAAACATGAGTGATGCTAAACCTGTCAATACACCCCTTGACACGAAACTCAAACTTAGCTTGGAAGGGCAACCACTGCCCAACATCAGCTATTATCAGCGTCTTGTGGGTAAGCTGATCTACTTGACTATTACAAGGCCTGACATAGCCTATTCAGTAAGCATTGCTAGCCAATTTATGCACTTTCCCACCATGGAGCATTTTAATCTTGTCAAGAGACTACTTCGGTATCTCAAAGGTTCAATAGGTCGTGGCATCATCATGAAAAAGAATGAGAGCACTGAGATCACAGGTTattgtgatgctgattgggctggcaACTCTATTGATCGTAAGTCTACAACGGGGTATTGCACATTTGTGGGAGGCAATCTTGTTacctggaaaagtaaaaagcaaGCCGTAGTTGCTCGATCCAGCACTGAGGTTGAATATCGCGCCATGGCATCTACTGCCTGTGAACTAATATGGCTGAAAGGTTTGCTGTGCGACTTAGGTGTCTCTACTACTCAGTCCATGTCTCTTTTCTGTGATAACCAAGCGACAATACACATTGCGTCCAACCCCGTCTTCCACGAGAGAACCAAGCACATCGAAGTTGATTGTCACTATGTCCGTGCACAGGTACAATCACAGGTCATCAaaactcattttgtcaaaagatacGATCAACTCGCAGACCTATTCACTAAACCTTTAGCATCACCTCAGTTTCAGCGGCTTCTCGGcaagcttggatccatcaacctcctggatccagcttga